The stretch of DNA AGTATGCCTAACACGTACTATTGCCAATTTCGGTGGGCAAATGTATAAATAATTTATTACACCGCAAAGGTCTATTCTGCTTTATTTATTTTTTTCTTTTAAAGCAGTTAGGCCCATTCGGTGAGCGCCCCAAAAGTACAAAATAAAAACTAAAGATTGCTCTTAATATTCAGCTAATTTAAAAAAAAGGAGGGTGCTTATCACCCTCCTCTCCTCATTACATTATGATCTACATTTTTTTTGCCTTATCCTTTGTTTTAGGCAGTAAAACTTTCAACTTGTCAATACAAAGATCCAGCGCTTCTTCAAATTTAGACGCTTGCTTTTCTACAAAAAGTTCGTTTCCTGGTATTAGTATCCGAACCTCAACCTTCTTATTTCCGGTTTCTGTATTTGCCTCCAATTTTAAATATGCCTCAATGGTGGTTATTTCATCATAGTACTTGTCTAATTTTACAAGTTTCCCTTCGACATAGTCAACAAGCTTCTTGTCGGCGTCGAACTTAATTGATTGAATTTTGATGTTCATATAAAACCTCCTAACTATTTTGAATCAGCTCTTGGATGAGCCTTTCTATAGGCATTCTGGATCTTTTCTAGCGTATTGTGCGTGTAAATCTGGGTAGTGCCAATTGATGCATGTCCCAGCATCTCTTTTATGCTAACCAAATCTGCGCCATAATCCAACAAATGCGTAGCAAACGTATGTCGAAGCACATGAGGGCTTTTTTTCCCTTTTACTCCTGCAATTTTAAGCTGCTCCTTCACTATTCGTTCAACGAGCTTAGGGTATATTTGTTCTCCCTTTGCCGTTAAAAACAGGTAAGGTTGCGCATCTGAAAAGAACTCTGTCCTTTCGCTAATATAGCATTTAATTAGGGATAATGTGCCTGGTAGTAACGGAATTTTTCGCTCTTTTCGCCCTTTTCCAAGGACTTTTAACGTTTTTTCTTCCATGCTAATATCGCCAAGCTGTAAGGCTACCAATTCGGCCCTTCGAATACCACTAGCATATAGCAACTCCACAATGAGAACATTCCGCAATTTCAAAAAATCACAGTCCTCATCAACTTCATCTAAAAAATGAATTGCTGTATTTTCGTCAATGAAAGAAGGTAGGCGTTTAGGCTGCTTGAGATGGATAACCTTCGCTGTCGGATTTTTTTTGACAGCACCAATCCGCCTTAGATAGGTGTAAAAACTGCGTATAGATGCAATTTTTCGATTAATAGAGGTCGCCATCACACCTGCTTCTGCTAAAGAAGCAACCCAACCTCGAACAAGCAGAGAGGTTACTTCCGACGGATCAAAATTAGAAGGAGTATAACCTAAAAAATCCACAAACTGTAAAATGTCCGTTTTATAGGCATTTACAGTATGTGGAGAATATCTTTT from Alistipes sp. ZOR0009 encodes:
- the hpf gene encoding ribosome hibernation-promoting factor, HPF/YfiA family translates to MNIKIQSIKFDADKKLVDYVEGKLVKLDKYYDEITTIEAYLKLEANTETGNKKVEVRILIPGNELFVEKQASKFEEALDLCIDKLKVLLPKTKDKAKKM
- a CDS encoding tyrosine-type recombinase/integrase: MIARFEQYLLAEKRYSPHTVNAYKTDILQFVDFLGYTPSNFDPSEVTSLLVRGWVASLAEAGVMATSINRKIASIRSFYTYLRRIGAVKKNPTAKVIHLKQPKRLPSFIDENTAIHFLDEVDEDCDFLKLRNVLIVELLYASGIRRAELVALQLGDISMEEKTLKVLGKGRKERKIPLLPGTLSLIKCYISERTEFFSDAQPYLFLTAKGEQIYPKLVERIVKEQLKIAGVKGKKSPHVLRHTFATHLLDYGADLVSIKEMLGHASIGTTQIYTHNTLEKIQNAYRKAHPRADSK